The window CACCAAGCAACATGGGAGGGACATACATTGCAGGACTGGGTAGGTGTAGTTTTTGGTATTTTTCGGGAAGTTTACCTACAAATGGTTTTATTCCTGCCAAAAAGCCGGCAAATAGTAAAGCTGCATTGGTTATAATAGCCAGGCCGGTTAGGAGCCAGGCAATGTCACCCATGCCCAAAGTGGCCTCATAAATCAGATCTTTTCCCACAAAACCGAAGGAAGGTGGAATACCGGCATTGGAGATGGCCGCAAGAATGGCTGCTATTCCCACAGGAAGCATTACCTTATTTAAGCCACCCAGCTGTCGGATGTCTCGCGTGCCTGTCTCGTGGTCGATGATACCGGTTACCAGGAATAGTGTGGCTTTATACAAGGCGTGTACCAGTATAAATACCGCAGCAGCCAGTAAAGCATCTTTGGTGCCCAATCCGATAAGGAAAACCAGTATGCCCAGGGCTGAAATGGTGGAGTAGGCCAAGATCCCTTTGAGGTCTAGCCTAAACAAAGCATGGATAGCAGTATAGGTCATGGTAATTGCCCCTACGATGATCAAGGTACTGTTCCACCATTCATGATTTCCTAAAACCGGGGTAAAACGAGCGAGTAAATAAATTCCTGCTTTTACCATAGTCGCTGAATGCAAGTAGGTTGAAACAGGTGTTGGTGCTTTCATTGCTCCGGGCAACCAAAAGTGGAACGGAAATTGAGCGGATTTGGTAAATGCTGCAATAAATAAAAATACCAAAACCCATCCATACAGCTCATGAGATTGGATGGAATCGGTAAGAGGTATTAAAGCAGATATTTGAGAAGTACCGGTGATTTGTCCTAATCCTACCATGGCAGCCATTAAAAACAATCCGCCGAATCCAGTGATGGCCAAAGCTGTGATGGCTGATTTTCTTGAATCAGGGTTATCGTTATTAAGCCCAATCAAAAAGAAAGAACTTATACTGGTTAGTTCCCAGAAAATAAAAAGGGCATAAATATTGTCGGAAAGTACCAATCCAAGCATGGAAGCCATAAACATGGAAAGATAGGCATAAAACCTATCAAGGTATTGGTGTCCTTTTAGGTAGGAAGAAGTATAAACAAAAACCAGGGTGCCTATTCCGCTTATCAGTAATACGAAAAGGAAGGAAAGGCCATCAAGGTGAAAATCCAAGTTAATTCCTATGGATGGTACCCATTGATAACTGGCTTTAATGGTGTCTCCTGCCAGCAAAATTGGGAGTTTCGAAAGAAAAAACCCAAAAATAGAAAACGGCAGTAAAGCAACCCAAATAGTGGATTTTCCCTTCAGTTTCCCCATGATCATGGGAATTACTAAAGCAAAAATAAATCCCGAAATTACGGCAATCAACATCAGCGATTATTTAATGAGTTTGTGTAACGAAAGCCTAAAATACAAAAAATTATAGGATTAGACAGGTCTTAACGAATCGTTTCCATTAACGGTTAGTTGATGGAATTAATAATGTACTGATAGTAAGCAAAATATAATATAGTAGTAATATCGATAAGAAATTATAACAAAAAATTGATGCATTGAAGCAAAAAAATGTGCATTTTTGAGATATTGCAAAGATTAAATCTAACCTTTTCAACCATGGCAAACATCTACGAGACTGAAGTCGCAAAGCGTTTTACGATTTATAACAGTCTGTTTTTAGACCTGCCTTTTGATCAAATTTACAGGACAGGTACCTTGCTACCTATTTTGTCTGAAGCTTGTCAAAACGGGTTTAAAAAAAATAAAACGCCAAAGGAAATTATCCGCCAATTCTTTGAAGAATTGATGGCTGATAAATCTGAAGAAGAAAGGCACGACCTTCTCTTTAAAATGGTACAATATATCGAACGACAAGTAGTTCTATTTGATTCGATAGAAGATGCTTCCTTTGAAAAATTCAACGATATCAAAGGCAAAGGTACCATGACCGCCTTAATTGCGAGAGCAGAAAACGACCATAAAAAAGATGAACTGATACAAAAGCTTAAAAACTTTTCCGTTCGACTAACTTTAACTGCACACCCTACACAGTTTTATCCCGGTAATGTTCTGGCCATTATCACAGACTTGGAACAGGCCATAAGGAAAAATGATTTGGGAGATGTAGATCTTCTGCTTCGCCAATTAGGTAAAACAGCATTTATCAATAAAGAGAAACCTTCTCCTTATGAAGAAGCAGTAAGCCTTACTTGGTTTTTGGAATACGTGTTCTATCCAAGTATTTCGGACATAATGATTCGTGTTCTCAACCAGCTAAATATCCCTCTTCATGATTGGGAAAATCCCAATTTGCTGAAAGTAGGCTTTTGGCCGGGAGGTGACAGGGACGGAAATCCTTTTGTAACGCACGAGATCACTAAAAAAGTTGCCGACAAACTTCAGAACAGCATCCTGAAATGTTATTATAGAGATATCCGTAAAGTTAGACGTCGCTTGACCTTCCACAATGTGGAGAGCCACTTGATCAAAGCAGAAAAAGGAATCTACAATACCCTTTTTGGTGGAGATGGAGATGTTTTTAAATCCAAAGATGACCTTCTTGCTGTTTTATATGATGCCAGGAAAGGCATTATAGAAGAACATGGCGGCCTATCACTTGAGTTATTGGATGAATTTATCCTTAAAGTAAGGGTGTTTGGATTTCATTTTGCCAGCATGGATGTTAGGCAAGACAGCAGGAAACACGATGCCCTTTGGGATGAAATATTGGAGAAAAGTGAAGGAGAAGCCGCTTTGGAAACTTACCGCCAAGGTGACGAGGAAGCGAAAATTGAGAAAATCCTTTCCATAGACAAATTACCTGAGATCAGTGCTCTTGAGGATCCTTTCCACAGAGAAATGTTGGAAAGCGTCAAGTCTATCAATTATATCCAGAAAAATAACGGCCCAATGGGCTGTCACAGATACATCATTTCCAACAACCAATCAGTGCTGCATGTGCTGGAAGTTTTTCAACTTAATAAATTGTTGTTGGCGGATGGTGGTGATCTCTCGCTTGATATTGTTCCTCTATTTGAAACCATCGACGATTTGGCAAATGCCCATGGGGTGATGACCAAGCTTTATAACAATAAAGTATACAGGGAGCACCTTCGTAAGCGAGGAAACAAACAGTCCATTATGTTGGGTTTTTCAGATGGTACCAAAGATGGTGGATATATCCGAGCCAACTGGTCCATTTTGCGGGCCAAAGAGGAACTTACAAAAGTGGCTAGAGAAGAGGGGATTGATGTCATCTTCTTTGACGGCAGAGGAGGACCTCCTGCCCGAGGTGGTGGAAATACCCATAACTTCTACGCTTCTCTCGGTCCCAATGTGGAAAACCGTGAGATTCAAATCACCATTCAGGGACAGACCATTAGTGCCAACTATGGTAAACCGGTAAGCTGTTCTTACAATTTGGAGCAACTGCTTAGTGCCGGTATGGAAAGTCACTTGTATCCTTCCAGTGAAAATAGCCTGACTGAAAAACAAAAATCTCTTATCGATGAGATGGCGGAAATCAGCTATAATGCTTATAAAGAGCTGAAAAATCACAAGCAGTTTGTTCCTTATCTGGAAAAAGTAACTCCTTTGAAATTCTTCGGTATGACCAATATTGGTTCCAGACCGGTGAAAAGGAGCAAGGGAGGAAGCATGAAGTTTGAAGACCTTAGGGCCATACCATTTGTAGGTGCCTGGGCGCAAATGAAACAAAATATTCCGGGTTTCTTTGGGGTAGGTAAAGCCATAGAGGAGCTTGAGAAGCAAGGTAGACTGGGAGAGGTACAGCAACTGTACAAAGACTCCTTGTTTTTCCGATCTTTATTGGGAAATTCCATGCAGTCCTTGGCCAAATCATTTTATCCGGCTACCGCATACCTCAAGGACGATCCTCAGTTTGGAGGTTTCTGGGACTTGATGTACAGCGAGTACCAAAGGTCTTATGAAAAGGTACTTGCAGTAGCAGGAATGACTGATTTACTGGAGGATAGTCCGCTAAGTAATCAGTCCATAGCCATCAGGGAAAGAATAGTATTACCGTTGATCACCATTCAACAGTATGCCATTCAGACCATTTTGGACAAAGGGAAGGAAGATACCGCTTTACAAAAGCTGATCCTTAGGACCATGTTTGGTATTATCAATGCCGCAAGGAATGCTGCATAACATCCATTAGAGATTTTCTGATAAATATAGAAGGCCACTGTTTCAGTGGCCTTTTTTTATGTGTAAATTTTTGGTTTAAAATTATTTATCTGGCTGAATTGATAAAGTTCAATATAAAACCCTGTTTTTCAAACTGATACGATGTTGTTTGTGTTTTAATTGTTATTTTTAGGTTGGAGAGGTTAAGGGAAGGCATTACTTTTCGGTGGTTGCAGTTGATAAAGTTGGCGTTATCGTTCGTTTTATTTATTTATGATATGGAGTTTTTAGATATGATACTGGGTATTGACCCAAATTTTATTGTGATTGGGTTAATTGCAATTTTCTTTTCATTGGAGCAAGTATCCCAATCCCCTGTTAATTTTAAAAAACGGATCCATCACCTATTTCATAATTTACTATTTCAAGTTATTCTTGTTGGCCTAAATGTATTTTTTGTGACATTTCAAGTTTTCTCTATAGAGTGGTTAAATGAGCATCATATTGGACTCTTGTATCTGATAGAACTACCCTTCTGGATCAAGCTTTTTATCTCTGTCGCTTTATATGATATTACAGCATATTGGATACATAGGGGTACGCACGTAATTCCTTTGCTGTGGAGATTTCATAGGGTACACCATAGTGATACCTCAATGGACGCATCAACAGTTTTTAGATTTCACCCATTTGAATTAATATTAGTATTTGGAATGGGGAATATCCTGACTGCTGCACTATTTGGTACTGACGTTCTTTCTATGGCAGTATATTATTTATTTTTATATGTGTTTTTCTTTTTTGAACATGCCAATCTTACCTACCCAAAATGGCTTAATTCATCAATCGGATTGATTTTTGTGATGCCTGATCACCACAGGGTACATCATCAGCAAGACCAATATTATACAGATTCCAATTATGCCGACATATTTATAGTCTGGGACAGGGTCTTTGGGACCTTCAAAATTATGCCGGCACAGAAAAATAAATACGGCTTGACAGAGTTTGATGAGGATAAGAAGCAAACATTTCTTTTTTTAATTAAGAGCCCCTTTTTAAATATAAAGAGAATTACAATTGACGGAAAAAAAAAGAATAAACCGGAATAAAAAAAACTCCACTTGAGTACCAAGCACCCTGATAGCTAAACCCTTCAGTTAACATAGGTGGCATTTCCTTGGTTCATTCTACTTCCTTATGAAAGAGGAAAATAAATCTCTGCTTCTTATTTAACAACCCTTCATTCTGGTTCCAGACAGTTGCAAATCTTTTCATCCGGGGACCGCTTACTTTAAGGAGGATCCTCAATTTGGAGGATTCAGGGACTTGATGTACGTTGAGTACCAAAGGTCTTACGAAAAGGTGCTTGCAGTGGCAGGAATGACGGAGCTAGTGGAAGGCAGTCTGCTTAGTAATCAGTCCATATCCATCAGGGAAAGGATTGTATTGCCATTGATCACCATTCAACAGTATGCCATTCAAACCATTTTGGACAAAGGGAAAGATGCTACCGCAGAAACATGAGTTGTATCATCAATGCCGGTTAATAGAAAATAGAAACGTTTCAAATGCAAAAAGGGCCACTGTTTCAGAAGCCCTTTTTGCTGGAAAAGTTTAAATAGGCAGGACAGTATCAAGTATAAAAAGCTATTTTTGGTTTCTAGAATTCTAAAAATAAATATTTTATAGGGACCATTTTTAGAATCTTTGAGTTATAACTATATTGGATTAAAGAAAAATAATGGGAAAATTAAAAGAACAAACAGATGCTAAAATTGAAGCAGGGCGAAAAGCTAACCCTGACTTTATGAAAGGTGTTGATGAAATAATTATTAAGGCAAAAGCTTTCCAACAGGGAAAGAATGCGATTAAAATTGGGGCAAAAGCGCCAATTTTTGAGCTACCTAACCCACAGGGGAAAACCATTTCCTTAACTTCTTTATTAAATAAAGGGCCTGTTGTGATTACATTTTATCGCGGAAGTTGGTGTCCTTACTGCAACTTACAGCTAAGAGCCTTACAAGCCAAATTGGGTGATATCCATGAATTAGGGGCTACATTAGTTGCCATCAGTCCAGAAGTGCCTGACGAGTCAATGACAGAAAATGAAATTAGTAAAATGGAATTTATTGTATTGTCTGACCAAGATGCCAAGGTGGCTTCAAAATATGGTGTTGCTTGGGAGGTACCGGAATTTTTGATCGAACATATGCGAGAAGATCGTAAACTTGATTTGGAAAAAATCAATAATGGTAATGGTACCATATTACCAATTCCTGCCACTTTTGTGTTGGGAAGTGACGGGGTGGTTAAGTGGAGCTATGTCAATATTGATTATAGAACACGTTCAGAACCTGATGAGATTATTGAGGCCTTGAAAAATCTATCTTAAGAAAAATTACTGACTGAAGTTCCTGAACCCCATAAAGAGAAAGAATTGCTTGTAATTTAAAACCTTTATGATGGTACCCCTGCTACTGCAGTAAACTGATGGTCCTGTAAAACCCAACGTCGTATAAGTGAAATCATAGTTAAGTGTTGCGTATAACGTATGATATTTTTAAATTTGTACGTACAATTTAGAGCTATGGATTCAAAACTGACCTTAAAACTTGATAATGGTGTAATTGAGCGTGCGAAGATGTACGCCAAAGAACAGAAAATTAGCTTGTCCAAATTAATTGAAAATTATTTGGATGCACTTACAAAGGGAAATGCTGGAAAGGCAGAAGTGAGCCCCTTGGTCGAGAGTTTAACAGGTGTGGTTAAACTGAAAGAAGGTGCAGAGAAAAGAAAATACATTGATTATTTATCTAATAAGTATAACTAATGAATAGAATACTTGTAGATACCAATGTGGTTTTGGATTTATTAGGGAAACGGAAAAGTTTTTTAAAAGAGGCTCAGGAGCTATTTACCCTGGGTGATAAAGGAAAGGTGAAATTATTTGTGTCAGCACTTACTTTTGCCAATACCTATTATATCCTTTCTCAGCAATTGAAGGTTTCAAGTGCGAGAAAGGTACTGAGGCAGTTCAAGGTATTGGTTGAAGTGGTTCCCATGGATGATAAGGTGATTGAATTGGCGCTTGATTCGGAATTTAAAGATTTTGAAGATGCCATACAGTATTATTCTGCCATTGAAAATGGGGTAAGAATAATCATAACGAGAAATCAAAAAGATTTTAAGCATTCGAAGATTCCAGTATTGTCTGCCAAGGAATACCTAGGAATGAAAGGATGACACAGCTTACGGGGATAATATCCATATTCTTGTATCCATCCGAAAATAAGATCTTTTGTAAATGCTAGTCTGTTATAAACTGGTGACATAAAAACAAGTAGGAGGTAGATCCGATATTTTGCACATTTACTAAAGCGGATTAAATGAGGGGTTTTACAATCCTATTTTTTCTAACCATGATCATTTATACCTCCTATGGTCAAACTGGAGATCCTTATTATCTAGGTCTCAATAATTATCCTCGATTAAAATTACCTCCTACTCTTCGTGTTGAAGGAATTAACGGTAAAATTATTACTCATTTAAAAATGGATACCCATGCTAATATTGTAAATATTGAATGGGTAGTGTTATTATTAAAAGACGGTGGAGGAAATTGGTTTATTCAGTTTAGAGATGCTATAAATAAAGGCTATAAATGGAAGGATTATCCTCTCCCGATAAGACCATATGTTGATCTAATAGATGAAAAAATAAAAGAACTTGAGTTTAAAAGAGATGAACGAATACCAATACCTGCTAGCGATTGGTACTTTACCATTTCATATCAGGTTTTCTGAAAACTTGTATCATCCGTCCTGGCATTAATCGCAAATGATTATTTTAAAACCTAAATAGGTTACAAGCATTCCTCTTCTACTCACTTTTTCCTCCAAAATCCACCCCCATATTATAAAGGGTGAAGGCAAAGATATCAGCCTGTTCCTCAATCACCTTCGAAGTAGGCTTGCCTGCACCATGTCCTGCATTGGTTTCGATGCGGATCAAAACGGGCAATTCTCCTTTATGGGCTTCCTGAAGTGCTGCAGCAAATTTAAAGGAATGAGCAGGAACCACACGGTCATCATGGTCGGCCGTAGTGACCAAAGTTGAGGGGTAGGCTGTTCCTTGCTTCAAGGCATGAACAGGTGAATAATTTTTAAGGTACCGGTACATCTCTTCACTTTCATCTGCAGTTCCATAATCATAAGCCCAGCCTGCTCCTGCAGTAAACTGATGGTACCTTAGCATGTCCATAACTCCCACAGCAGCCAAAGCCACTCTGGCAAGATCAGGTCTTTGGATCATCGTAGCACCCACAAGTAACCCACCATTGCTACCGCCTTTGATGGCCAAATAATCACTTGAAGTGTATCCTTCACGAATTAGATACTCTCCCGCAGCTATGAAATCATCAAATACATTTTGTTTCTGAAGCTTAGTGCCGGCCTTGTGCCAGTTTTCACCATATTCTCCACCTCCCCTGATATTAGGGACAGCATAAATACCACCGTTTTCTAACCATACGGTATTCGCTATGCTGAAAGCAGGTGTGAGGCTAATGTTAAAACCACCATATCCGTACAATATCGTTGGGTTCTTGCCATTTAAGGCCAAGCTTTTTTTATGGGTGATGATCATAGGCACCTTCGTCCCATCCTTGGAAGTGTAGAAAACCTGATGGTTTTCATAGGCTTCCGGGTCAAAATCCAGTTGGGGTTGTCGGTAAAGTTTACTCTTCCCTTCTCTTATTGAATAACGATAAATGCTTCCCGGTTGCACATAGGAAGTGAAGGAATAATAAATGCTGTCTTGCGTTTTTTTGGAGGAGAAACCACTAACAGTACCTGCTCCGGGCAGTTCGATTCTGCTTTCTTCCTTGCCTTCATAGTCATATTGGCGAATTTCGCTGATGGCGTCTTTTAAGTAAGTAGCAAATAGCTTCCCACCCCCTTTGGATACTTGCATGACTTCTTCTTGTTCAGGAATAAGCACCTGCCATTTTTGCGGTTCGGGATTGTTCAGGTCAATTTTTACCAGTTGGTTGTTGGGTGCATCCTTGTTGGTTTGGACCAATAGCCATCCTTCCCGATGGTCCAAAACGCCATGGTTATTGTTCATATTGGCTACAATGGGCTTTATGATATTGCCTGCTTTGCTTAAATCTTTGATGTACAATTCGTTTCCTGTGGTGCTGTTAGCAGCACTGATAACAAGGACTTGACCATCCTCTGTAACAGTCCCTGAAACATACCTTTTAGGTGTTTCATCATTTCCAAATACCAATACATCTTCAGCTTGTGTGGTACCCAATTCGTGGAAATAAAGCCTGTGATCATTGGTCACCGCAGAAAGCTTGGATCCGTCAGGTTGGGCATAGGTACTGTAGTAAAAGCCTTTTTTTCCTTCCCATGAAATGCCTGTGAATTTGGCATCCTTGATTTGATCTTTTAGTAAGGTCTTGCTTTCGGTGTCCATGACATAGATGTCCCTCCAATCCGATCCTGCAATAGAAACAGCATAGGCAAATAAACTTCCATCTTTGGTGAAGGCAATACTGGACAAGGAAGTGCTGCCATCTTCAGACAACTTATTGGGATCCAAAAAGACTTCTTCATTTCCTTCATCCCGTGATCTGTACAGCACAGACTGATTTTGCAGCCCGTCATTTTTAAAGTAGTAAGTCCATTCACCGTAGAAAAATGGAGCCCCTACTTTCTCATAATTCCATACTTTTTCAAGTCTTTCTCTGATAGCCTCTCTAAAAGTGATTTTATCAAGGTAATCAAAAGTGACTTTATTTTGGGCGATCACCCATTCTTTGGTGTTTTCAGCATAATCATCCTCTAGCCATCGATAAGGGTCTGCTACTTCTTCACCCCAATACAAGTCAACGTGATCAGATTTTTTGGTAATTGGGTATTCCACAGGTATAGGTTTGAAATGGTTTTCATTAGTACAGGCCAAGGTCAGAATTGTCAGACACAATAGCCTTTTGTTTTTCAATTTTGGTAATAATATAAAGCCGTTTTGCATCATTTTCCTTTTTATGGCATTGACATAGACAATGGCGATTATAAATACATCATTTTTTAAATTTAGGCATTTAATTTTTTGTGTTCAGGTAATTTTAGAAAAAGGAAGAACGGTAAATGTTAAATTTAGGCGGATATTAGTGGCGTCGCTACTTGGCTGATTGAAAAATGAGGCAAACCTTTATGAAGGAAACCAATTATCACTACAATAAATACCGTCACTTTAAAAGTGAATAAAGTTGGCAGTAAATTTTTTGTCTTTGCTAATTTTGAAAACAAAAGCCAAGCTGTTTTACCTACTTATCTATCTGAAAAAAACCATGAGAAATAAAAAGTACATTTTAATTGTTGGAATGCTATTCCTCCTATTTGGTGGCTACTTTATTGCTGACAAGCTGCTTTTCAGTGGGGTTAAACCCAGGGCAGTAGACGGGAATGGTTTTCAAGCAAATTTCTTTGCCAAGAAAAGCATTAAGAATAGTCCCACAGTGATCTTGGTAGGTGGAGGACAATGGGGAGATTATTGGGGCCAACAATTTGCTCAAAAAGGCTTGGTTGGATTGTCGCTACCTTATATAGGAAAGGAAGGATTGCCAGAATTGCCGGAAGAAATTGAGTTGACCTATTTTGAAAATGTCCTCACTTGGCTTAAAGCGCAAACAGAGGTTAATCCAAACAAAATAGTGGTGATGGGTGCTTCTAGAAATGCTGAATTAGCGCTGGTTCTTGCCTCAGTATTCCCCAAACACATTCGTGGTGTGGTGGCTTATGCCCCAAGTGCTGTGTCTTGGTCAAATACAGTTCTGCCCTACAATTCCAATGAAATAAAAGCCAGTTGGAAATACAAAGGAATTGATATTCCTTACCTGCCTATGGATAAAATCAAGGGAAATAAGACCAGTAAAATTGAGATGGAAGGCTATTGGTTGGATGGATTGGCGAAAAAAGAGTTACTTCAAAAGGCCATGATCAGGGTGGAAAAAATTAACGGGCCTATCCTGCTTTTTTCTGGAACGGATGACAAGGTCTGGCCATCCTCAGTCATGGCAGACTTGATAGAAAAAAGATTGGCGGAACATGCCTTCGAGCATGCCTTTCTGAATATTAAATATGACAATGCGGGACATTTAATTGCTAATAACCCTGAGCATAAAGAGCGCCTTAGAGCCGGAAGGGTCAACATTGATGGAAAAGAGTATGCTTATGAATTTGGCGGGACTGAGGATGGTGATTTCAAAGCAAAACAAGAAGCCAAAATAAAGTTGATGGAATTCATTGATAAGTTATAAATTAAAAGAATTGACCTGTACAAAGAGGGATGTTACAGGGACGGAACCATTTCCGTATAAAAACCTTCAAATCTAATTTTTTGAGATAAAAGAGAAATGTTTGGAGACTGGGAGATGAAGTTCAAATTTTTTCACCAAACATTGCATGAAAAGTATCTTCTCAATTCCAAAACAACCCGAGCACGAATCAGTTATATCCTAAGAAATGACAGGAACTGATACAGATAGAATTATCGAAATGGCATGGGAAGATAAAACGCCATTTGAAGCCATACGAGCTCAATTTGGGCTTTCGGAAGCCGAAGTGATTGTTTGCATGCGCAGGGAATTAAAACCCAGTTCATTCAGGAACTGGAGAAAGCGGGTGAACAGTGGCACAAGTCAAAAACATCTTCTCAAGAGAAATGGGGCCATAAACCGTTTTAAATCTTCCAGGCAAAGAGCGATTTCCAACAATAAAATT of the Cyclobacterium marinum DSM 745 genome contains:
- a CDS encoding type II toxin-antitoxin system VapC family toxin, translated to MNRILVDTNVVLDLLGKRKSFLKEAQELFTLGDKGKVKLFVSALTFANTYYILSQQLKVSSARKVLRQFKVLVEVVPMDDKVIELALDSEFKDFEDAIQYYSAIENGVRIIITRNQKDFKHSKIPVLSAKEYLGMKG
- a CDS encoding DUF6364 family protein, whose translation is MDSKLTLKLDNGVIERAKMYAKEQKISLSKLIENYLDALTKGNAGKAEVSPLVESLTGVVKLKEGAEKRKYIDYLSNKYN
- a CDS encoding prolyl oligopeptidase family serine peptidase — its product is MMQNGFILLPKLKNKRLLCLTILTLACTNENHFKPIPVEYPITKKSDHVDLYWGEEVADPYRWLEDDYAENTKEWVIAQNKVTFDYLDKITFREAIRERLEKVWNYEKVGAPFFYGEWTYYFKNDGLQNQSVLYRSRDEGNEEVFLDPNKLSEDGSTSLSSIAFTKDGSLFAYAVSIAGSDWRDIYVMDTESKTLLKDQIKDAKFTGISWEGKKGFYYSTYAQPDGSKLSAVTNDHRLYFHELGTTQAEDVLVFGNDETPKRYVSGTVTEDGQVLVISAANSTTGNELYIKDLSKAGNIIKPIVANMNNNHGVLDHREGWLLVQTNKDAPNNQLVKIDLNNPEPQKWQVLIPEQEEVMQVSKGGGKLFATYLKDAISEIRQYDYEGKEESRIELPGAGTVSGFSSKKTQDSIYYSFTSYVQPGSIYRYSIREGKSKLYRQPQLDFDPEAYENHQVFYTSKDGTKVPMIITHKKSLALNGKNPTILYGYGGFNISLTPAFSIANTVWLENGGIYAVPNIRGGGEYGENWHKAGTKLQKQNVFDDFIAAGEYLIREGYTSSDYLAIKGGSNGGLLVGATMIQRPDLARVALAAVGVMDMLRYHQFTAGAGWAYDYGTADESEEMYRYLKNYSPVHALKQGTAYPSTLVTTADHDDRVVPAHSFKFAAALQEAHKGELPVLIRIETNAGHGAGKPTSKVIEEQADIFAFTLYNMGVDFGGKSE
- a CDS encoding acyl-CoA thioester hydrolase/BAAT C-terminal domain-containing protein, producing the protein MRNKKYILIVGMLFLLFGGYFIADKLLFSGVKPRAVDGNGFQANFFAKKSIKNSPTVILVGGGQWGDYWGQQFAQKGLVGLSLPYIGKEGLPELPEEIELTYFENVLTWLKAQTEVNPNKIVVMGASRNAELALVLASVFPKHIRGVVAYAPSAVSWSNTVLPYNSNEIKASWKYKGIDIPYLPMDKIKGNKTSKIEMEGYWLDGLAKKELLQKAMIRVEKINGPILLFSGTDDKVWPSSVMADLIEKRLAEHAFEHAFLNIKYDNAGHLIANNPEHKERLRAGRVNIDGKEYAYEFGGTEDGDFKAKQEAKIKLMEFIDKL
- a CDS encoding phosphoenolpyruvate carboxylase — protein: MANIYETEVAKRFTIYNSLFLDLPFDQIYRTGTLLPILSEACQNGFKKNKTPKEIIRQFFEELMADKSEEERHDLLFKMVQYIERQVVLFDSIEDASFEKFNDIKGKGTMTALIARAENDHKKDELIQKLKNFSVRLTLTAHPTQFYPGNVLAIITDLEQAIRKNDLGDVDLLLRQLGKTAFINKEKPSPYEEAVSLTWFLEYVFYPSISDIMIRVLNQLNIPLHDWENPNLLKVGFWPGGDRDGNPFVTHEITKKVADKLQNSILKCYYRDIRKVRRRLTFHNVESHLIKAEKGIYNTLFGGDGDVFKSKDDLLAVLYDARKGIIEEHGGLSLELLDEFILKVRVFGFHFASMDVRQDSRKHDALWDEILEKSEGEAALETYRQGDEEAKIEKILSIDKLPEISALEDPFHREMLESVKSINYIQKNNGPMGCHRYIISNNQSVLHVLEVFQLNKLLLADGGDLSLDIVPLFETIDDLANAHGVMTKLYNNKVYREHLRKRGNKQSIMLGFSDGTKDGGYIRANWSILRAKEELTKVAREEGIDVIFFDGRGGPPARGGGNTHNFYASLGPNVENREIQITIQGQTISANYGKPVSCSYNLEQLLSAGMESHLYPSSENSLTEKQKSLIDEMAEISYNAYKELKNHKQFVPYLEKVTPLKFFGMTNIGSRPVKRSKGGSMKFEDLRAIPFVGAWAQMKQNIPGFFGVGKAIEELEKQGRLGEVQQLYKDSLFFRSLLGNSMQSLAKSFYPATAYLKDDPQFGGFWDLMYSEYQRSYEKVLAVAGMTDLLEDSPLSNQSIAIRERIVLPLITIQQYAIQTILDKGKEDTALQKLILRTMFGIINAARNAA
- a CDS encoding peroxiredoxin-like family protein — its product is MGKLKEQTDAKIEAGRKANPDFMKGVDEIIIKAKAFQQGKNAIKIGAKAPIFELPNPQGKTISLTSLLNKGPVVITFYRGSWCPYCNLQLRALQAKLGDIHELGATLVAISPEVPDESMTENEISKMEFIVLSDQDAKVASKYGVAWEVPEFLIEHMREDRKLDLEKINNGNGTILPIPATFVLGSDGVVKWSYVNIDYRTRSEPDEIIEALKNLS
- a CDS encoding sterol desaturase family protein, with protein sequence MTFQVFSIEWLNEHHIGLLYLIELPFWIKLFISVALYDITAYWIHRGTHVIPLLWRFHRVHHSDTSMDASTVFRFHPFELILVFGMGNILTAALFGTDVLSMAVYYLFLYVFFFFEHANLTYPKWLNSSIGLIFVMPDHHRVHHQQDQYYTDSNYADIFIVWDRVFGTFKIMPAQKNKYGLTEFDEDKKQTFLFLIKSPFLNIKRITIDGKKKNKPE
- a CDS encoding putative monovalent cation/H+ antiporter subunit A, producing the protein MLIAVISGFIFALVIPMIMGKLKGKSTIWVALLPFSIFGFFLSKLPILLAGDTIKASYQWVPSIGINLDFHLDGLSFLFVLLISGIGTLVFVYTSSYLKGHQYLDRFYAYLSMFMASMLGLVLSDNIYALFIFWELTSISSFFLIGLNNDNPDSRKSAITALAITGFGGLFLMAAMVGLGQITGTSQISALIPLTDSIQSHELYGWVLVFLFIAAFTKSAQFPFHFWLPGAMKAPTPVSTYLHSATMVKAGIYLLARFTPVLGNHEWWNSTLIIVGAITMTYTAIHALFRLDLKGILAYSTISALGILVFLIGLGTKDALLAAAVFILVHALYKATLFLVTGIIDHETGTRDIRQLGGLNKVMLPVGIAAILAAISNAGIPPSFGFVGKDLIYEATLGMGDIAWLLTGLAIITNAALLFAGFLAGIKPFVGKLPEKYQKLHLPSPAMYVPPMLLGVLGILFGLAPGLIEGGIIKPVVQSITGNSPDFHLKLWHGFNLILLLSAITIGSGIALYFLLKPSEGLLAKVAKFENISPHTIINKIADGFVGLSRVWTKFFQNGYLRFYLITILSFLCILLAYRFFTGVELYLDTSKLSDVTFYEAVVVVIMATAIFFTVFSNSRLTAVASLGVVGYSFCMIFLFYSAPDLAMTQFSIDTLTVILFVLVLYNLPRYLVLPDNNDKIRDGLLALVFGGLISVLTLEVMNESVTKEISEYYAKNAYILGKGKNVVNVILVDFRGFDTIVEITVLAIAAIGVFGLLKLHLKSTEKE
- a CDS encoding TIGR03643 family protein, encoding MTGTDTDRIIEMAWEDKTPFEAIRAQFGLSEAEVIVCMRRELKPSSFRNWRKRVNSGTSQKHLLKRNGAINRFKSSRQRAISNNKISKR